Proteins co-encoded in one Streptomyces sp. SLBN-31 genomic window:
- a CDS encoding histidine phosphatase family protein, which yields MAPRILLARHGQTEWSLSGKHTGRTDVPLLEEGRRGAKVLGERLHRAPFEGLPGVEVRTSPLVRARETCDLAGFGERAAVWDALMEWDYGAYEGMTPDEIQAVRPGWLIWRDGVPQGESLSEVTARADEVVAWARSADRDVLVFAHGHILRSIGARWLGLPVDFAARVRLNPTSLSVLGWAYGEPAIESWNDSGHLA from the coding sequence ATGGCACCGCGCATCCTGCTGGCCCGGCACGGACAGACCGAGTGGTCGCTGTCCGGAAAGCACACCGGCAGGACCGACGTGCCGCTCCTGGAGGAGGGCCGACGCGGCGCGAAGGTGCTCGGCGAGCGACTGCACCGGGCGCCGTTCGAGGGCCTGCCCGGGGTGGAGGTGCGCACCAGCCCGCTGGTACGCGCGCGTGAGACGTGCGACCTCGCCGGGTTCGGCGAGCGGGCGGCCGTCTGGGACGCGCTGATGGAGTGGGACTACGGCGCGTACGAGGGCATGACGCCGGACGAGATCCAGGCGGTGCGGCCCGGCTGGCTGATCTGGCGGGACGGGGTGCCGCAGGGGGAGTCGCTGTCGGAGGTGACCGCCCGGGCCGACGAAGTGGTGGCCTGGGCGCGCTCGGCCGACCGGGACGTGCTGGTGTTCGCGCACGGGCACATCCTGCGCTCGATCGGGGCGCGCTGGCTGGGGCTGCCGGTCGATTTCGCGGCGCGCGTCAGGCTGAACCCGACGTCGCTGTCGGTGCTGGGCTGGGCCTACGGGGAGCCGGCGATCGAGAGCTGGAACGACTCGGGGCACCTGGCCTAG
- a CDS encoding phosphatase PAP2 family protein, with product MPKTETTPGIEAAAPRTRLRWWTELPLILLVYACYSAGRLVVRGDTAGAVDHGLAILRIEKFLHLNAEHPLNRLFTREAWLGVPADFWYASLHYVVTPAILIWLFRSRAVHYRAARIWLMTSTFMGLIGFTLLPTCPPRLLSAGHGFVDTMAQYSSYGWWGGAASAPKGLGGMTNQYAAMPSLHVGWALWCGVMLWRYGRTRTTRAAAVAYPLLTTIVVMGTANHYFLDAVAGAAVMGVGLFLTPYVMGVADRLWGLLFFGSQHSGTSGSSIVSGGCQTSAGERYPRQHESLAGSGSRGEPGASPTDAGEGAAAAAR from the coding sequence ATGCCGAAGACCGAGACGACACCGGGCATCGAGGCAGCAGCCCCGCGTACTCGCCTGCGCTGGTGGACCGAGCTGCCCCTGATCCTCCTGGTGTACGCCTGCTACTCGGCCGGCCGGCTCGTCGTGCGCGGTGACACGGCCGGGGCCGTCGACCACGGCCTGGCGATCCTGCGCATCGAGAAGTTTCTGCACCTCAACGCCGAGCACCCGCTCAACAGGCTGTTCACGCGCGAGGCGTGGCTCGGCGTCCCGGCCGACTTCTGGTACGCCTCGCTGCACTACGTGGTCACGCCGGCGATCCTGATCTGGCTGTTCCGGTCGCGGGCCGTGCACTACCGAGCGGCCCGCATCTGGCTGATGACGTCCACCTTCATGGGCCTGATCGGCTTCACCCTGCTGCCGACCTGCCCGCCCCGCCTGCTGTCGGCCGGCCACGGCTTCGTGGACACGATGGCCCAGTACAGCTCGTACGGCTGGTGGGGAGGCGCGGCCAGCGCCCCGAAGGGTCTCGGGGGCATGACGAACCAGTACGCGGCCATGCCGAGCCTGCACGTCGGCTGGGCCCTGTGGTGCGGGGTCATGCTGTGGCGGTACGGCAGGACGCGTACGACGAGGGCCGCCGCCGTGGCCTATCCGCTGCTGACCACGATCGTGGTCATGGGCACCGCAAACCACTACTTCCTGGACGCGGTGGCGGGCGCGGCCGTGATGGGCGTCGGACTGTTCCTGACGCCGTACGTCATGGGGGTCGCGGACCGGCTGTGGGGGCTGCTCTTCTTCGGCTCGCAGCACTCCGGTACCTCAGGTTCCTCAATTGTCAGTGGCGGATGCCAGACTTCCGCGGGTGAGCGATATCCACGGCAGCACGAGTCCCTCGCCGGGTCCGGATCGAGAGGCGAGCCGGGTGCCTCCCCCACGGACGCAGGGGAAGGCGCTGCGGCAGCGGCTCGCTGA
- a CDS encoding AAA domain-containing protein: MTTVFDPGAAAAEATDAILRDTLHGTARGVVVDSPPGAGKSTLVVRAALELADAGRPLMIVAQTNAQVDDLVLRLAEKSPELPVGRLHSSDADAYDKALDDLPNVRTSAKAGDLGGLPVVISTAAKWAHVKTDEPWGHAIVDEAYQMRSDSLLAVAGLFERALFVGDPGQLDPFSIVGGEQWAGLSYDPSASAVTTLLAHNPELPQHRLPVSWRLPASAAPLVSDAFYPYTPFRSGTGHEDRALAFAVPSDGSGPDRVIDEAALSGWGLLELPARHTPRTDPEAVRAVATVVRRLLDRGGAATSERSPEPAPLTADRVAVGTAHRDQAAAVRAALAELGVADVTVDTANRLQGREYDVTVVLHPLSGRPDATAFHLETGRLCVLASRHRHACIVVCRAGVSELLDAYPSTEPVQLGTLVKFPDGWEANHAVLARLREHRVSWSP, encoded by the coding sequence GTGACCACCGTCTTCGACCCCGGTGCCGCGGCCGCCGAGGCCACCGACGCGATCCTGCGCGACACCCTGCACGGCACCGCCCGGGGCGTGGTGGTGGACTCGCCGCCCGGCGCCGGCAAGTCCACGCTGGTGGTGCGCGCGGCGCTCGAACTGGCTGACGCGGGGCGCCCGTTGATGATCGTCGCCCAGACGAACGCGCAGGTCGACGACCTGGTCCTGCGTCTCGCGGAGAAGAGCCCCGAGCTGCCGGTGGGACGGCTGCACAGCAGTGACGCCGACGCCTACGACAAGGCGCTCGACGATCTGCCGAACGTCCGCACGTCGGCGAAGGCGGGCGATCTGGGCGGTCTTCCGGTGGTCATCTCCACGGCCGCCAAATGGGCGCACGTGAAGACCGACGAGCCGTGGGGGCACGCCATCGTCGACGAGGCGTACCAGATGCGCTCGGACTCGCTGCTGGCCGTGGCCGGGCTGTTCGAGCGGGCGCTGTTCGTCGGCGACCCGGGACAGCTGGACCCGTTCTCCATCGTGGGCGGCGAGCAGTGGGCGGGTCTGTCGTACGACCCCTCGGCCTCGGCGGTCACCACCCTGCTGGCGCACAACCCGGAGCTGCCGCAGCACCGTCTGCCGGTCTCCTGGCGGCTGCCCGCGTCGGCCGCGCCGCTGGTCTCCGACGCCTTCTACCCGTACACGCCCTTCCGCAGCGGCACCGGCCACGAGGACCGGGCTCTGGCCTTCGCCGTACCCTCGGACGGTTCCGGCCCCGACCGGGTGATCGACGAGGCGGCGCTGTCGGGGTGGGGCCTGCTGGAGCTCCCGGCCCGGCACACCCCGCGCACCGATCCGGAGGCGGTGCGGGCGGTGGCGACCGTCGTACGGCGCCTGCTGGACCGGGGCGGCGCGGCCACCTCGGAGCGCTCGCCGGAGCCGGCGCCCCTCACGGCCGACCGCGTCGCCGTCGGCACGGCCCACCGCGACCAGGCGGCGGCGGTCCGGGCGGCGCTGGCGGAACTGGGCGTCGCGGACGTCACCGTCGACACGGCGAACCGTCTGCAGGGCCGCGAGTACGACGTCACGGTCGTCCTGCACCCCCTGTCCGGCCGCCCCGACGCCACCGCGTTCCACCTGGAGACGGGCCGCCTGTGCGTGCTGGCCTCCCGCCACCGGCACGCGTGCATCGTGGTCTGCCGGGCAGGAGTGAGCGAGCTGCTGGACGCCTACCCCTCCACGGAACCGGTCCAGCTCGGAACGCTGGTGAAGTTCCCGGACGGCTGGGAGGCCAACCACGCGGTGCTGGCGCGGCTGCGGGAACACCGGGTGAGCTGGTCACCGTGA
- a CDS encoding bifunctional DNA primase/polymerase, with translation MTSNLTTPDGAAWLASAGTYPRSTLALWQERPEAPVVLPCGSAFDVVSAPAVFGRRMVDRLWDEGPGSGPVATFRGRMLLFAAPGTAQRLPSLLRWEEFGRTGAIPPLLCHGNGDAVTAPALLAADPATSGDSRWLVAPDTRRPWLPGPEIVLWAAVRAARAAVRISISSSADQDAKVYDVSRRR, from the coding sequence ATGACCAGCAACCTCACCACCCCGGACGGAGCAGCGTGGCTCGCCTCGGCAGGAACGTATCCGCGTAGCACGCTCGCCCTCTGGCAGGAGCGCCCCGAGGCGCCGGTCGTACTGCCCTGCGGCTCCGCCTTCGACGTCGTCAGCGCGCCCGCGGTCTTCGGGCGCCGCATGGTGGACCGGCTGTGGGACGAGGGGCCGGGATCGGGACCCGTGGCCACCTTCCGCGGCCGGATGCTGCTGTTCGCCGCGCCCGGCACGGCCCAGCGACTGCCCTCGCTGCTGCGGTGGGAGGAGTTCGGCCGTACGGGCGCGATCCCGCCCCTGCTGTGCCACGGCAACGGCGACGCGGTGACCGCCCCGGCCCTGCTCGCCGCCGACCCCGCGACCTCGGGCGATTCCCGCTGGCTGGTCGCGCCGGACACCCGCCGCCCATGGCTGCCGGGCCCGGAGATCGTGCTGTGGGCGGCCGTACGGGCGGCCCGCGCCGCCGTGCGGATATCGATTTCGTCGTCCGCCGATCAGGATGCTAAGGTCTACGACGTCAGCAGGCGCCGCTAG
- a CDS encoding M6 family metalloprotease domain-containing protein has product MSREPLPEVLVLRQFPRTRFRGPRLRSTAAVCTTLSALAATSLITGPSVAEPFSAGPCALQRTGAHHSEGVDTWNAAYPRPTRRLDAVLVFLSFPDSVPRTTPAELTADHFPATSRFYERASYGRFTLRAHPLKRWIRMPKPSTAYAIQRDWSAADRAAYMRDALTAADPRVNFSRYDIVYFVADPDAPGVDSDATKVVNLDTPLRADGRDIRRVVTVFEKHPPDRLVLAHETGHVFDLPDLYHRPADGKGDWDTYVGDWDLMGSQFALAPDFLGWHKWKLGWLRPRQVVCVRRTTRLTLEPLSAGPKTPVTGTAGAPAFGLGDGTKLALVRTGPDSVLAFEARGPVGNDVGACRSGVLVYRVNGDTASGDGPVQVIDAHPHTEACWENSVYPPLADAPVALGESFTVPGAGVRVEAEDRTASGAWTVKITTR; this is encoded by the coding sequence GTGTCCCGTGAACCGCTCCCGGAGGTGCTTGTGCTGCGTCAGTTTCCCCGCACGCGCTTCAGGGGTCCCCGACTGCGCAGCACCGCCGCGGTGTGCACCACGCTGTCCGCGCTCGCCGCCACCTCGCTGATCACCGGGCCCTCGGTCGCCGAACCCTTCTCGGCGGGACCGTGCGCCCTGCAGCGCACCGGGGCCCACCACTCGGAGGGGGTGGACACCTGGAACGCGGCCTATCCGCGCCCCACCCGCCGGCTGGACGCGGTGCTGGTCTTCCTCTCCTTCCCGGACTCGGTCCCGCGCACCACGCCCGCCGAGCTGACCGCCGACCACTTCCCAGCTACCAGCCGCTTCTACGAGCGCGCCTCCTACGGCCGGTTCACCCTGCGCGCCCATCCCCTCAAGCGGTGGATCCGGATGCCGAAGCCGTCGACGGCGTACGCCATACAGCGCGACTGGTCTGCCGCGGACCGGGCCGCCTACATGCGCGACGCGCTCACCGCCGCCGATCCCCGGGTGAACTTCTCCCGCTACGACATCGTGTACTTCGTCGCCGACCCGGACGCCCCCGGCGTGGACTCGGACGCGACGAAGGTCGTCAACCTCGACACCCCGCTGCGGGCCGACGGCCGGGACATCCGGCGGGTCGTCACGGTGTTCGAGAAGCATCCGCCGGACCGGCTGGTTCTCGCCCATGAGACCGGCCACGTCTTCGACCTGCCCGACCTCTACCACCGGCCGGCCGACGGCAAGGGCGACTGGGACACCTACGTCGGCGACTGGGACCTGATGGGCAGCCAGTTCGCACTGGCCCCGGACTTCCTCGGCTGGCACAAGTGGAAGCTGGGCTGGCTGCGGCCGCGGCAGGTGGTGTGCGTACGGCGGACCACCCGGCTGACCCTGGAGCCGCTGAGCGCCGGGCCGAAGACGCCGGTGACGGGCACGGCGGGGGCGCCCGCCTTCGGGCTCGGCGACGGCACCAAGCTGGCGCTGGTGCGGACCGGCCCCGACAGCGTGCTCGCCTTCGAGGCGCGCGGCCCGGTCGGCAATGACGTCGGTGCCTGCCGCTCCGGCGTCCTCGTCTATCGCGTCAACGGCGACACCGCCTCCGGCGACGGCCCCGTCCAGGTGATCGACGCCCACCCGCACACCGAGGCCTGCTGGGAGAACTCCGTCTACCCACCCCTCGCCGACGCCCCGGTCGCCCTCGGCGAGAGCTTCACCGTGCCGGGCGCGGGAGTGCGGGTGGAGGCGGAGGACCGCACGGCTTCGGGGGCGTGGACGGTGAAGATCACGACCCGGTGA
- a CDS encoding bifunctional diguanylate cyclase/phosphodiesterase, which translates to MSGTSEGPAPTADLDRGAATESDTIYRSVFADAPLAMAVVDREGLVVSANDGFGALLGSPPGSLVGRIAADLVDLASDARTWHAYREVLRGREARLRCTRRLKHPDGQSVWAQVAVHPLPAPADGLLMSVTDISAQRELQGRLRHLQMYDPVTRLPNRTLFFERLTAALEAEAYEDGGTGRIGLCYLDLDGFKAINDTLGHRVGDRLLAAVAERLTRCADEAGYARASAPLVARLGGDEFALLVEDSTGTDQLAELAESVLRAVQAPFDLADRRLSVSASIGVVERHASGTTPTALMQAADTTLYWAKADGKARWTLFDPERNAHRMTRQALASTLRPAIERGEFVLEYQPLVGMEDGRLRGVEALVRWNHPQFGVLTPNRFIGLAEEDGSIVPLGRWALRTACRQARRWQLDHPDRPPLFVSVNVAVRQVWDSDLVADVAQTLAETGLAPDLLQLELTESAVMGSAGRPLQALQALSDMGVHIAIDDFGTGYSNLAYLSRLPVSVLKLDGSFVRGFQYESDKDGAVPPNPADEVVVEAMIQLAHRLGLTVTAECVETSAQATRLRRIGCDTGQGWLYSRPVSPGRIAELMGDQAYAVGNP; encoded by the coding sequence GTGAGCGGAACGTCCGAAGGGCCGGCGCCCACGGCAGACCTCGACCGGGGCGCCGCAACAGAGAGTGACACCATCTACCGGTCCGTCTTCGCGGACGCCCCCCTCGCCATGGCGGTGGTCGACCGCGAGGGTCTGGTCGTCAGCGCCAACGACGGCTTCGGCGCCCTGCTCGGCAGTCCGCCCGGGTCCCTGGTGGGCCGGATCGCGGCCGACCTGGTGGATCTGGCCTCCGACGCCCGGACCTGGCACGCCTACCGCGAGGTGCTGCGCGGGCGGGAGGCCCGGCTGCGCTGCACCCGCCGGCTCAAGCACCCCGACGGGCAGTCGGTCTGGGCCCAGGTCGCCGTGCACCCGCTGCCCGCCCCGGCCGACGGCCTACTGATGTCCGTCACGGACATCAGTGCCCAGCGTGAACTCCAGGGCCGTCTGCGGCACTTGCAGATGTACGACCCGGTGACCCGGCTGCCCAACCGCACCCTGTTCTTCGAGCGCCTGACGGCCGCGCTGGAGGCGGAGGCGTACGAGGACGGCGGGACCGGGCGGATCGGCCTGTGCTACCTGGACCTCGACGGCTTCAAGGCGATCAACGACACCCTCGGCCACCGCGTGGGCGACCGGCTGCTGGCCGCCGTGGCCGAGCGGCTCACGCGCTGCGCCGACGAGGCGGGTTACGCCAGAGCCAGCGCGCCGCTGGTGGCGAGACTGGGCGGCGACGAGTTCGCCCTGCTCGTCGAGGACTCGACGGGCACCGACCAACTGGCCGAGCTCGCCGAGTCGGTGCTCAGGGCCGTCCAGGCGCCCTTCGACCTGGCGGACCGCCGGCTGTCGGTCTCGGCGTCCATCGGCGTCGTCGAACGGCACGCGTCCGGCACCACACCGACCGCCCTGATGCAGGCCGCCGACACCACCCTGTACTGGGCCAAGGCCGACGGAAAGGCCCGCTGGACGCTCTTCGACCCGGAGCGCAACGCCCACCGCATGACCCGCCAGGCCCTCGCCTCCACCCTCCGGCCCGCCATCGAGCGCGGTGAGTTCGTCCTGGAGTACCAGCCGCTGGTGGGGATGGAGGACGGCCGGCTGCGCGGTGTGGAGGCCCTGGTCCGCTGGAACCACCCGCAGTTCGGTGTCCTGACGCCGAATCGGTTCATCGGACTGGCCGAGGAGGACGGCTCGATCGTGCCGCTGGGCCGCTGGGCGCTGCGCACGGCCTGCCGTCAGGCGCGCCGCTGGCAGCTGGACCATCCGGACCGGCCGCCGCTGTTCGTCAGCGTCAACGTGGCCGTGCGCCAGGTGTGGGACTCCGACCTGGTGGCCGACGTGGCGCAGACGCTCGCGGAGACGGGCCTGGCGCCCGACCTGCTGCAGCTGGAGCTGACGGAGTCGGCCGTGATGGGCTCGGCCGGCCGTCCGCTGCAGGCGCTGCAGGCCCTCAGCGACATGGGCGTCCACATCGCCATCGACGACTTCGGCACCGGTTACTCCAACCTCGCCTACCTCAGCCGGCTGCCGGTGTCGGTCCTGAAGCTGGACGGGTCCTTCGTACGGGGCTTCCAGTACGAGAGCGACAAGGACGGGGCCGTGCCGCCCAACCCGGCCGACGAGGTGGTGGTGGAGGCGATGATCCAACTCGCCCACCGGCTGGGCCTGACGGTCACCGCGGAGTGCGTGGAGACCTCGGCCCAGGCGACCCGGCTGCGCCGCATCGGCTGCGACACCGGCCAGGGCTGGCTGTACTCGCGGCCGGTCTCGCCGGGCCGCATCGCGGAGTTGATGGGGGATCAGGCGTACGCGGTCGGCAACCCGTAG
- a CDS encoding LLM class flavin-dependent oxidoreductase, protein MVADEIRGVVQGTAPVPLSVLDLVTVGAGSTATDALRTSVDLARFTESRGFHRYWVAEHHSMPGVASSSPAVILAHLAAHTDRIRLGSGGVMLPNHAPLVIAEQFGTLEALAPGRVDLGLGRAPGTDGATAAALRRTDTLNEGADDFPQQLMELTRFLDDDFPDGHPYRRIRAIPGPIQGSSPGGVQSPHRPPVWLLGSSGFSARLAAALGLPFAFAHHFSAQNTVPALELYRESFRPSEVLDEPYALIGVSALATDDEREARRQTRAMALNMIRLRTGRPGLFPDPDEAEKHEFSPYEEEFAQSWTANIVHGSAEEVRAGLDALHKRTGADELMLTSHAHTGKLRLRSYELIADAYGLPTAYA, encoded by the coding sequence GTGGTGGCAGACGAGATCCGAGGCGTGGTGCAGGGCACCGCCCCCGTTCCCCTCTCCGTGCTGGACCTGGTGACCGTGGGAGCGGGCAGTACCGCCACCGACGCCCTGCGCACCAGTGTCGACCTGGCCCGCTTCACGGAGTCCCGCGGCTTCCACCGCTACTGGGTCGCCGAGCACCACTCCATGCCGGGCGTCGCCTCCTCCTCCCCGGCCGTGATCCTCGCCCACCTCGCCGCCCACACGGACCGCATCCGCCTCGGCTCCGGCGGCGTCATGCTGCCCAACCACGCGCCCCTCGTCATCGCCGAGCAGTTCGGCACGCTGGAGGCCCTGGCCCCGGGCCGCGTCGACCTCGGCCTCGGCCGCGCCCCGGGCACCGACGGTGCCACCGCCGCCGCCCTGCGCCGCACCGACACCCTGAACGAGGGCGCCGACGACTTCCCCCAGCAGCTGATGGAGCTCACCCGCTTCCTGGACGACGACTTCCCCGACGGCCACCCCTATCGCCGCATCCGCGCGATCCCCGGCCCGATCCAGGGGAGCAGCCCCGGCGGCGTCCAGTCCCCGCACCGGCCCCCGGTCTGGCTGCTCGGCTCCTCCGGCTTCAGCGCCCGCCTCGCCGCCGCCCTCGGCCTGCCCTTCGCCTTCGCGCACCACTTCTCGGCGCAGAACACCGTCCCGGCGCTGGAGCTGTACCGCGAGTCCTTCCGTCCCTCCGAGGTCCTCGACGAGCCCTACGCCCTCATCGGGGTCTCCGCCCTCGCCACCGACGACGAGCGCGAGGCGCGGCGGCAGACCCGGGCCATGGCGCTCAACATGATCCGCCTGCGCACCGGGCGCCCCGGTCTCTTCCCCGACCCCGACGAGGCCGAGAAGCACGAATTCAGCCCGTACGAGGAGGAGTTCGCGCAGTCCTGGACCGCCAACATCGTGCACGGCTCGGCGGAGGAGGTGCGCGCCGGCCTGGACGCCCTGCACAAGCGCACCGGCGCCGACGAGTTGATGCTCACCTCGCACGCCCACACCGGCAAGCTGCGCCTGCGCTCCTACGAACTGATCGCGGACGCCTACGGGTTGCCGACCGCGTACGCCTGA
- a CDS encoding aspartate/glutamate racemase family protein, with translation MTALGFLYPGHSAEDDYPRLEQLLGSDIRLDVIHTEIGEDAHRVDALRRMGSAERLAAGVEELRMAGAESVVWACTSGSFVYGWEGAHEQVRGLAVAAGMPASSTSFAFVNALREIKAHRVAVGATYPEDVAGLFADFLRAGGFEVTHVHGAGIVTAAEVGTWGEAEVLALAREADRPDADVLLLPDTALHTAAHVQTLEKELGKPVLTANQVTVWEGLRLADRRVNAPRLGALFTREPIVQA, from the coding sequence ATGACCGCACTCGGATTCCTCTACCCCGGCCACTCCGCCGAGGACGACTACCCGCGCCTCGAGCAGCTGCTCGGCAGCGACATCCGCCTCGACGTCATCCACACCGAGATCGGCGAGGACGCGCACCGCGTCGACGCCCTGCGGCGGATGGGCTCGGCCGAGCGGCTCGCGGCGGGTGTCGAGGAACTGCGCATGGCGGGCGCCGAGTCCGTGGTCTGGGCGTGCACCAGCGGCAGCTTCGTCTACGGCTGGGAGGGCGCCCACGAGCAGGTGCGCGGCCTCGCCGTCGCGGCCGGGATGCCGGCCTCCTCGACGTCCTTCGCCTTCGTCAACGCGCTGCGGGAGATCAAGGCCCACCGGGTGGCGGTCGGCGCGACCTACCCCGAGGACGTGGCCGGCCTCTTCGCGGACTTCCTGCGGGCGGGCGGCTTCGAGGTGACGCACGTCCACGGCGCCGGCATCGTCACCGCGGCCGAGGTCGGCACCTGGGGCGAGGCGGAGGTCCTGGCGCTGGCCCGGGAGGCCGACCGCCCCGACGCCGACGTCCTCCTCCTGCCCGACACGGCCCTGCACACCGCGGCCCACGTCCAGACCCTGGAGAAGGAACTGGGCAAGCCGGTCCTCACCGCCAACCAGGTCACGGTCTGGGAGGGCCTGCGGCTGGCCGACCGGCGGGTGAACGCGCCGCGGCTGGGCGCGCTGTTCACGAGGGAGCCGATCGTGCAGGCGTGA
- a CDS encoding D-2-hydroxyacid dehydrogenase yields MTVPTLLVLDADPLPRLGRLTGRARVEHADGSTLAERLPHADVLLVWDFTSRAVRDAWPGEGPRPRWVHTASAGVDHLMCPELAASDTVVTNARGVFDQPIAEYVLALVLSMAKELPGTWELQRERTWRHRESQRVAGTRAVVVGSGPIGRTIARLLKALDVTTAIVGRTPHTGIHGPEDLDRLIARADWVIAAAPLTEQTYGMFDKRRFGVMQPSARFINIGRGGLVVEDALTEALAKRWIAGAALDVFDHEPLPPDSPLWEVPGLIVSPHMSGDTVGWRDQLGTQFVELWERWEAGRPLLNVVDKKRGYVPGR; encoded by the coding sequence ATGACTGTCCCCACCCTTCTGGTCCTGGACGCCGACCCCCTCCCCCGCCTCGGCAGGCTCACCGGCCGGGCCCGTGTCGAGCACGCCGACGGCTCCACGCTCGCCGAGCGGCTGCCGCACGCGGACGTGCTGCTGGTCTGGGACTTCACCTCGCGGGCGGTGCGGGACGCCTGGCCGGGTGAGGGCCCGCGGCCGCGCTGGGTGCACACGGCGAGCGCGGGTGTGGACCATCTGATGTGTCCGGAACTGGCCGCGTCCGACACGGTGGTGACCAACGCGCGCGGTGTCTTCGACCAGCCGATCGCCGAGTACGTCCTCGCCCTCGTCCTGTCCATGGCGAAGGAGTTGCCGGGGACGTGGGAGTTGCAGCGGGAGCGCACCTGGCGGCACCGGGAGAGCCAACGGGTGGCGGGCACGCGCGCGGTGGTGGTCGGTTCGGGGCCCATCGGCCGTACGATCGCCCGGCTGCTGAAGGCGCTCGACGTGACGACGGCGATCGTCGGGCGCACCCCGCACACCGGTATCCACGGCCCCGAGGACCTCGACCGGCTGATCGCCCGCGCCGACTGGGTGATCGCGGCGGCACCGCTCACCGAGCAGACGTACGGCATGTTCGACAAGCGCCGGTTCGGGGTGATGCAACCCTCGGCCCGCTTCATCAACATCGGTCGGGGCGGTCTGGTGGTCGAGGACGCCCTGACGGAGGCGCTGGCCAAGCGGTGGATCGCGGGCGCCGCACTGGACGTCTTCGACCACGAACCCCTCCCGCCCGACAGTCCGTTGTGGGAGGTCCCGGGTCTGATCGTGTCCCCGCACATGAGCGGCGACACCGTCGGCTGGCGCGATCAGCTCGGTACTCAGTTCGTCGAGTTGTGGGAGCGCTGGGAGGCGGGCAGACCGCTGCTGAACGTGGTCGACAAGAAACGCGGGTACGTACCGGGACGCTGA
- a CDS encoding amidase, producing the protein MTDPDLTELTAARLVEGYRKGEFSPEEASRAVLERAERIQPEVNAFVRLLPEQALAQARESTERWRRGEPRGLVDGVPTTVKDIILLRGAPTLRGSRTISEKGRWEENAPSVARLREHGAVFVGKTTTPEFGWKGVTDSPLSGVTRNPHDPSRTAGGSSGGAAAAVALGAGPLALGTDGGGSVRIPAAFCGVFALKPTYGRVPLYPASAFGTLAHVGPMTRDAADAALLLDVIGTPDSRDWSALGPAPGSFSAGLAGGVRGLRVAYSPTLGGQVAVRPAVAAAVRRGVERLAELGAYVTESDPDFADPVDAFHTLWFSGAARVTSQLGARQRESLDPGLREICATGARFSALDYLAAVDVRMELGRRMGRFHESYDLLVTPTLPITAFEAGAEVPKGSGHRRWTGWTPFTYPFNMTQQPAATLPVGTDADGLPIGLQLVAARHRDDLVLRAAHALYEAGVSGGGS; encoded by the coding sequence ATGACGGACCCCGACCTCACGGAACTGACCGCCGCACGACTCGTGGAGGGCTATCGCAAGGGCGAGTTCAGTCCGGAGGAGGCCAGCCGGGCCGTGCTGGAAAGGGCCGAGCGCATCCAGCCGGAAGTGAACGCGTTCGTACGGCTGTTGCCCGAGCAGGCCCTCGCGCAGGCCCGGGAGTCGACGGAACGCTGGCGGCGCGGCGAGCCGAGGGGCCTGGTCGACGGGGTCCCGACGACCGTGAAGGACATCATCCTGCTGCGCGGCGCCCCCACCCTGCGAGGGTCTAGAACCATCTCCGAGAAGGGCCGTTGGGAGGAAAACGCGCCTTCCGTCGCCCGGCTGCGCGAGCACGGCGCGGTGTTCGTCGGCAAGACGACGACCCCGGAGTTCGGCTGGAAGGGCGTGACGGACTCACCGCTGTCGGGGGTCACCCGCAACCCGCACGATCCGTCCCGTACGGCCGGCGGCTCCAGTGGCGGCGCGGCGGCCGCGGTGGCCCTCGGCGCGGGTCCCCTGGCCCTCGGCACGGACGGCGGCGGCAGTGTCCGTATCCCGGCGGCCTTCTGCGGCGTCTTCGCGCTGAAGCCGACCTACGGCCGCGTCCCGCTCTACCCCGCGAGCGCCTTCGGCACGCTGGCGCACGTGGGCCCGATGACCCGGGACGCGGCGGACGCGGCGCTGCTGCTCGACGTGATCGGGACGCCGGACTCCCGCGACTGGTCGGCACTCGGCCCGGCCCCCGGGTCGTTCTCGGCGGGGCTGGCGGGCGGGGTGCGGGGGCTGCGCGTGGCGTACTCTCCGACGCTCGGCGGGCAGGTGGCCGTACGTCCCGCGGTGGCCGCCGCGGTACGGCGCGGGGTGGAGCGGCTGGCGGAACTCGGCGCGTACGTCACCGAGTCCGACCCCGACTTCGCCGACCCGGTGGACGCCTTCCACACCCTGTGGTTCTCGGGGGCGGCCCGGGTGACCTCGCAACTCGGTGCGCGGCAGCGGGAGTCGCTGGACCCCGGGCTCAGGGAGATCTGTGCGACGGGGGCCCGGTTCTCCGCGCTGGACTACCTCGCCGCGGTGGACGTCCGTATGGAACTCGGCCGCCGCATGGGCCGCTTCCACGAGTCCTACGACCTCCTCGTCACCCCCACCCTGCCGATCACGGCGTTCGAGGCGGGCGCGGAGGTCCCGAAGGGCTCGGGGCACCGGCGCTGGACGGGGTGGACGCCGTTCACCTACCCGTTCAACATGACGCAGCAGCCGGCGGCCACGCTGCCCGTCGGCACGGACGCGGACGGACTGCCCATCGGCCTGCAACTGGTGGCCGCCCGGCACCGGGACGACCTGGTGCTGCGGGCGGCGCACGCGCTGTACGAGGCCGGGGTCAGCGGCGGCGGAAGCTGA